One Chanodichthys erythropterus isolate Z2021 chromosome 10, ASM2448905v1, whole genome shotgun sequence DNA segment encodes these proteins:
- the hps3 gene encoding Hermansky-Pudlak syndrome 3 protein isoform X2 encodes MVHVYNCHPFASQHIVAAEQEPGLVCCGGGALFVVSAGGCKIEAYNLQQEGCPLICRFSSMGSVLSIHHSTVGDYLVTIEEKNKATYLRAYTNWRYQAAEKTRVGVRLLGHFLRGSSFRGAPKEQMEIIEIPLFEPPLCMACCSLTGDLLVGCAKSLVIFSLKQQTLSEQLSVLDFERVLILHIQGWSPSQVAFCAGYVALQTELEVLVVKLTQRQKSSQAAEQHVLLPEDIMTETSLDEDAEMKKDGFSPLHEQEDFFLFPKHQEMLGNEAQECGISLVLEWTGMEAESRGDMSVVYILFRRFAPDFFQGCSVEETHLHSLQLHPMFTDKQEEASVSKVGEPTCMFVFFSLPNTGYMYSLKDTVELVSTYQYPEKAHQAVLSDQFLYVITRNALQCFTVRCSAVAARLDDPYIDTTMKACPPFTMDVCALRIQLFIGLKFLCQDGNHVVLLTAADVDSKEDMERSARKNTSRKTSISKSTEPTDSGHGWNLYVISSVSTLQLYREIVEYSKRYEQSSPSSQSCIHLLSEGHLLLRTALLMRRDCDPAERAQLQQAFQESCAQLGDCFSRFDKKDCHLALPYYKMSGLTVTDVIKRNMSMSSFSNGYGKGFLFFLKHSIYEETMEELSKDMADKVLEIFSVAEPDQLPHIVSSPAMLKADPDSTITHLTQLEASGAQSITLSLCIASLALRKGDLHTYRQQMDRHAEMLQVYGFIEVPKLLLHGRGKAVLPTILAQHLCDTQDGLLVAAVIALHENSKIRLEEADLFFQELCKDGVEVESSPQLLVDFWEALLVASSHESIIQELLFRLTSVYIDRITHRDCSGVKALKTAEDLINSCSHYGMLYPWVSILTPVQFNITHDHQEDLHKLQSLLCGPTLEVSSILPLLEQLSDSDGNGLSVHVLCATKLGQHESSIDRLLDRCPQAIISYANHELQNDKLPLWWQKLFPEVCDRMRKTGNDNAVLLSALKETLVVAAKELNPLEFLELLPDDGTAHFFLPHLLECSQ; translated from the exons ATGGTTCACGTCTATAACTGTCACCCGTTCGCGTCTCAGCACATCGTAGCGGCGGAGCAGGAGCCTGGGCTGGTGTGCTGCGGCGGCGGGGCGCTGTTCGTAGTGAGTGCTGGAGGCTGTAAAATCGAGGCATATAATCTGCAGCAGGAGGGATGTCCGCTTATCTGCCGCTTCAGCAGCATGGGTTCTGTGCTCAGCATCCACCACAGCACAGTAG GGGACTATCTAGTCACTATTGAAGAAAAGAACAAGGCCACTTATCTCAGGGCCTACACTAACTGGAGGTACCAGGCTGCCGAGAAGACTCGTGTTGGGGTGCGTCTGTTGGGTCACTTCCTGCGGGGCTCATCCTTCCGCGGAGCTCCCAAAGAGCAAATGGAGATCATTGAAATCCCTCTGTTTGAGCCACCACTGTGTATGGCATGCTGCAGTCTTACTG GTGATCTTCTAGTGGGCTGTGCAAAGAGCTTGGTGATCTTCAGTCTGAAGCAACAGACACTGAGCGAACAGCTCTCTGTGCTGGACTTCGAGAGGGTTCTCATTCTTCACATCCAGGGCTGGAGTCCGTCTCAGGTGGCCTTCTGTGCTGGTTACGTAGCCCTTCAAACAGAGCTGGAGGTCCTGGTGGTGAAGCTTACCCAACGGCAGAAGAGCAGCCAGGCTGCAGAGCAACACGTGCTGCTACCAGAAGATATCATGACTGAAACCAGCTTAGATGAAGATGCAG agATGAAAAAAGATGGATTCAGTCCTCTCCATGAGCAAGAGGACTTCTTTCTGTTCCCAAAGCATCAGGAGATGTTGGGTAATGAAGCCCAGGAGTGTGGCATCTCTTTAGTTCTGGAGTGGACTGGTATGGAGGCGGAGAGCCGAGGAGACATGAGCGTGGTTTACATCTTATTCAG GAGGTTTGCACCTGATTTCTTCCAAGGTTGCAGTGTTGAGGAGACACACTTGCATTCCCTACAGCTCCACCCCATGTTTACTG ATAAACAGGAAGAAGCCTCTGTCTCCAAAGTTGGGGAACCtacatgtatgtttgttttcttctccTTGCCGAACACTGGTTACATGTACAGCTTGAAGGACACTGTGGAGCTCGTGTCTACCTACCAGTACCCAGAAAAGGCCCACCAGGCTGTGCTTAGTGACCAGTTCCTCTACGTCATCACCAG GAATGCTCTCCAGTGTTTCACCGTCCGGTGCAGTGCAGTAGCGGCTCGGCTCGATGACCCATACATTGACACCACCATGAAG GCCTGTCCACCCTTCACAATGGATGTGTGTGCTCTGAGGATCCAGCTCTTCATCGGACTGAAGTTTCTCTGTCAGGATGGAAATCATGTTGTTCTCCTGACAGCAGCAGACGTGGACAGCAAAGAGGACATGGAGAGATCAGCCCGTAAAAACAC ATCCAGGAAGACCTCCATCTCCAAATCCACAGAGCCGACTGACAGCGGTCATGGCTGGAACCTCTATGTCATCAGTTCTGTGTCCACCCTGCAGCTCTACAGAGAAATA GTGGAATACAGCAAGCGATACGAGCAATCGAGCCCGTCGTCTCAGAGCTGCATTCACCTGTTGAGTGAAGGTCACCTGCTCCTGCGGACGGCACTGCTCATGCGGCGGGACTGTGATCCTGCAGAGAGAGCTCAGCTGCAGCAGGCTTTTCAGGAGAGCTGTGCTCAATTAGGAGACTGCTTCAGCAG GTTTGATAAGAAGGACTGTCATTTGGCTCTTCCGTACTATAAGATGTCAGGCCTCACTGTGACTGATGTTATCAAAAGAAATATGTCCATGAGCTCCTTTTCAAATGGTTACGGCAAAGGATTTCTCTTCTTCCTGAAGCATTCAATCTATGAGGAGACCATGGAGGAGCTTAGCAAG GACATGGCTGATAAAGTCCTGGAGATCTTTAGTGTGGCTGAACCTGATCAGCTTCCTCATATTGTGAGCAGTCCGGCCATGCTAAAGGCTGATCCTGACAGCACCATAACCCACCTGACACAGCTGGAGGCCTCTGGGGCCCAGTCCATTACCTTGTCTCTCTGTATAGCCTCCCTGGCACTTCGAAAGGGTGATCTGCACACTTACAGGCAACAGATGGACCGCCATGCTGAG ATGCTGCAGGTGTATGGCTTCATAGAGGTGCCCAAACTACTGCTGCACGGCAGAGGGAAGGCTGTGCTGCCCACCATACTGGCCCAGCACTTGTGCGACACACAGGACGGACTGCTGGTGGCGGCAGTCATAGCGCTACATGAGAACAGCAAGATCAGACTGGAGGAGGCCGATCTTTTCTTCCAG GAGCTGTGTAAGGATGGTGTTGAGGTTGAGAGCAGTCCTCAATTACTGGTGGATTTCTGGGAGGCTCTGTTAGTAGCGTCCTCTCATGAATCCATCATCCAAGAGCTGCTATTCCGTCTCACGTCTGTCTATATTGACCGTATCACGCACAGAGATTGCTCCGGTGTCAAAGCCCTCAAAACAGCAGAGGATCTG ATAAACTCCTGTTCTCATTATGGAATGTTGTATCCGTGGGTGAGCATCCTGACACCTGTCCAGTTCAACATCACCCATGACCACCAGGAGGACCTACATAAACTTCAA TCTCTGCTGTGCGGCCCAACACTGGAGGTCTCGTCCATTCTGCCTTTGTTGGAGCAACTGTCTGACTCTGATGGAAACGGTCTCAGCGTGCACGTGCTCTGTGCCACCAAACTGGGCCAACACGAGAGCTCCATCGACAGACTTCTAGACCGATGCCCACAAGCCATCATTTCCTACGCCAACCACGAGCTACAGAACGACAAACTG
- the hps3 gene encoding Hermansky-Pudlak syndrome 3 protein isoform X3 — MSAYLPLQQHGFCAQHPPQHRDYLVTIEEKNKATYLRAYTNWRYQAAEKTRVGVRLLGHFLRGSSFRGAPKEQMEIIEIPLFEPPLCMACCSLTGDLLVGCAKSLVIFSLKQQTLSEQLSVLDFERVLILHIQGWSPSQVAFCAGYVALQTELEVLVVKLTQRQKSSQAAEQHVLLPEDIMTETSLDEDAEMKKDGFSPLHEQEDFFLFPKHQEMLGNEAQECGISLVLEWTGMEAESRGDMSVVYILFRRFAPDFFQGCSVEETHLHSLQLHPMFTDKQEEASVSKVGEPTCMFVFFSLPNTGYMYSLKDTVELVSTYQYPEKAHQAVLSDQFLYVITRNALQCFTVRCSAVAARLDDPYIDTTMKACPPFTMDVCALRIQLFIGLKFLCQDGNHVVLLTAADVDSKEDMERSARKNTESREHRTLTGILVAVGLEPSSTPTLESLLSRSFLSRKTSISKSTEPTDSGHGWNLYVISSVSTLQLYREIVEYSKRYEQSSPSSQSCIHLLSEGHLLLRTALLMRRDCDPAERAQLQQAFQESCAQLGDCFSRFDKKDCHLALPYYKMSGLTVTDVIKRNMSMSSFSNGYGKGFLFFLKHSIYEETMEELSKDMADKVLEIFSVAEPDQLPHIVSSPAMLKADPDSTITHLTQLEASGAQSITLSLCIASLALRKGDLHTYRQQMDRHAEMLQVYGFIEVPKLLLHGRGKAVLPTILAQHLCDTQDGLLVAAVIALHENSKIRLEEADLFFQELCKDGVEVESSPQLLVDFWEALLVASSHESIIQELLFRLTSVYIDRITHRDCSGVKALKTAEDLINSCSHYGMLYPWVSILTPVQFNITHDHQEDLHKLQSLLCGPTLEVSSILPLLEQLSDSDGNGLSVHVLCATKLGQHESSIDRLLDRCPQAIISYANHELQNDKLPLWWQKLFPEVCDRMRKTGNDNAVLLSALKETLVVAAKELNPLEFLELLPDDGTAHFFLPHLLECSQ, encoded by the exons ATGTCCGCTTATCTGCCGCTTCAGCAGCATGGGTTCTGTGCTCAGCATCCACCACAGCACA GGGACTATCTAGTCACTATTGAAGAAAAGAACAAGGCCACTTATCTCAGGGCCTACACTAACTGGAGGTACCAGGCTGCCGAGAAGACTCGTGTTGGGGTGCGTCTGTTGGGTCACTTCCTGCGGGGCTCATCCTTCCGCGGAGCTCCCAAAGAGCAAATGGAGATCATTGAAATCCCTCTGTTTGAGCCACCACTGTGTATGGCATGCTGCAGTCTTACTG GTGATCTTCTAGTGGGCTGTGCAAAGAGCTTGGTGATCTTCAGTCTGAAGCAACAGACACTGAGCGAACAGCTCTCTGTGCTGGACTTCGAGAGGGTTCTCATTCTTCACATCCAGGGCTGGAGTCCGTCTCAGGTGGCCTTCTGTGCTGGTTACGTAGCCCTTCAAACAGAGCTGGAGGTCCTGGTGGTGAAGCTTACCCAACGGCAGAAGAGCAGCCAGGCTGCAGAGCAACACGTGCTGCTACCAGAAGATATCATGACTGAAACCAGCTTAGATGAAGATGCAG agATGAAAAAAGATGGATTCAGTCCTCTCCATGAGCAAGAGGACTTCTTTCTGTTCCCAAAGCATCAGGAGATGTTGGGTAATGAAGCCCAGGAGTGTGGCATCTCTTTAGTTCTGGAGTGGACTGGTATGGAGGCGGAGAGCCGAGGAGACATGAGCGTGGTTTACATCTTATTCAG GAGGTTTGCACCTGATTTCTTCCAAGGTTGCAGTGTTGAGGAGACACACTTGCATTCCCTACAGCTCCACCCCATGTTTACTG ATAAACAGGAAGAAGCCTCTGTCTCCAAAGTTGGGGAACCtacatgtatgtttgttttcttctccTTGCCGAACACTGGTTACATGTACAGCTTGAAGGACACTGTGGAGCTCGTGTCTACCTACCAGTACCCAGAAAAGGCCCACCAGGCTGTGCTTAGTGACCAGTTCCTCTACGTCATCACCAG GAATGCTCTCCAGTGTTTCACCGTCCGGTGCAGTGCAGTAGCGGCTCGGCTCGATGACCCATACATTGACACCACCATGAAG GCCTGTCCACCCTTCACAATGGATGTGTGTGCTCTGAGGATCCAGCTCTTCATCGGACTGAAGTTTCTCTGTCAGGATGGAAATCATGTTGTTCTCCTGACAGCAGCAGACGTGGACAGCAAAGAGGACATGGAGAGATCAGCCCGTAAAAACAC TGAATCGAGGGAACACAGAACGCTGACAGGCATTTTAGTAGCTGTAGGTCTAGAGCCGTCCTCAACACCAACTCTGGAAAGCCTTCTGTCAAGGTCCTTCCT ATCCAGGAAGACCTCCATCTCCAAATCCACAGAGCCGACTGACAGCGGTCATGGCTGGAACCTCTATGTCATCAGTTCTGTGTCCACCCTGCAGCTCTACAGAGAAATA GTGGAATACAGCAAGCGATACGAGCAATCGAGCCCGTCGTCTCAGAGCTGCATTCACCTGTTGAGTGAAGGTCACCTGCTCCTGCGGACGGCACTGCTCATGCGGCGGGACTGTGATCCTGCAGAGAGAGCTCAGCTGCAGCAGGCTTTTCAGGAGAGCTGTGCTCAATTAGGAGACTGCTTCAGCAG GTTTGATAAGAAGGACTGTCATTTGGCTCTTCCGTACTATAAGATGTCAGGCCTCACTGTGACTGATGTTATCAAAAGAAATATGTCCATGAGCTCCTTTTCAAATGGTTACGGCAAAGGATTTCTCTTCTTCCTGAAGCATTCAATCTATGAGGAGACCATGGAGGAGCTTAGCAAG GACATGGCTGATAAAGTCCTGGAGATCTTTAGTGTGGCTGAACCTGATCAGCTTCCTCATATTGTGAGCAGTCCGGCCATGCTAAAGGCTGATCCTGACAGCACCATAACCCACCTGACACAGCTGGAGGCCTCTGGGGCCCAGTCCATTACCTTGTCTCTCTGTATAGCCTCCCTGGCACTTCGAAAGGGTGATCTGCACACTTACAGGCAACAGATGGACCGCCATGCTGAG ATGCTGCAGGTGTATGGCTTCATAGAGGTGCCCAAACTACTGCTGCACGGCAGAGGGAAGGCTGTGCTGCCCACCATACTGGCCCAGCACTTGTGCGACACACAGGACGGACTGCTGGTGGCGGCAGTCATAGCGCTACATGAGAACAGCAAGATCAGACTGGAGGAGGCCGATCTTTTCTTCCAG GAGCTGTGTAAGGATGGTGTTGAGGTTGAGAGCAGTCCTCAATTACTGGTGGATTTCTGGGAGGCTCTGTTAGTAGCGTCCTCTCATGAATCCATCATCCAAGAGCTGCTATTCCGTCTCACGTCTGTCTATATTGACCGTATCACGCACAGAGATTGCTCCGGTGTCAAAGCCCTCAAAACAGCAGAGGATCTG ATAAACTCCTGTTCTCATTATGGAATGTTGTATCCGTGGGTGAGCATCCTGACACCTGTCCAGTTCAACATCACCCATGACCACCAGGAGGACCTACATAAACTTCAA TCTCTGCTGTGCGGCCCAACACTGGAGGTCTCGTCCATTCTGCCTTTGTTGGAGCAACTGTCTGACTCTGATGGAAACGGTCTCAGCGTGCACGTGCTCTGTGCCACCAAACTGGGCCAACACGAGAGCTCCATCGACAGACTTCTAGACCGATGCCCACAAGCCATCATTTCCTACGCCAACCACGAGCTACAGAACGACAAACTG
- the hps3 gene encoding Hermansky-Pudlak syndrome 3 protein isoform X1 — MVHVYNCHPFASQHIVAAEQEPGLVCCGGGALFVVSAGGCKIEAYNLQQEGCPLICRFSSMGSVLSIHHSTVGDYLVTIEEKNKATYLRAYTNWRYQAAEKTRVGVRLLGHFLRGSSFRGAPKEQMEIIEIPLFEPPLCMACCSLTGDLLVGCAKSLVIFSLKQQTLSEQLSVLDFERVLILHIQGWSPSQVAFCAGYVALQTELEVLVVKLTQRQKSSQAAEQHVLLPEDIMTETSLDEDAEMKKDGFSPLHEQEDFFLFPKHQEMLGNEAQECGISLVLEWTGMEAESRGDMSVVYILFRRFAPDFFQGCSVEETHLHSLQLHPMFTDKQEEASVSKVGEPTCMFVFFSLPNTGYMYSLKDTVELVSTYQYPEKAHQAVLSDQFLYVITRNALQCFTVRCSAVAARLDDPYIDTTMKACPPFTMDVCALRIQLFIGLKFLCQDGNHVVLLTAADVDSKEDMERSARKNTESREHRTLTGILVAVGLEPSSTPTLESLLSRSFLSRKTSISKSTEPTDSGHGWNLYVISSVSTLQLYREIVEYSKRYEQSSPSSQSCIHLLSEGHLLLRTALLMRRDCDPAERAQLQQAFQESCAQLGDCFSRFDKKDCHLALPYYKMSGLTVTDVIKRNMSMSSFSNGYGKGFLFFLKHSIYEETMEELSKDMADKVLEIFSVAEPDQLPHIVSSPAMLKADPDSTITHLTQLEASGAQSITLSLCIASLALRKGDLHTYRQQMDRHAEMLQVYGFIEVPKLLLHGRGKAVLPTILAQHLCDTQDGLLVAAVIALHENSKIRLEEADLFFQELCKDGVEVESSPQLLVDFWEALLVASSHESIIQELLFRLTSVYIDRITHRDCSGVKALKTAEDLINSCSHYGMLYPWVSILTPVQFNITHDHQEDLHKLQSLLCGPTLEVSSILPLLEQLSDSDGNGLSVHVLCATKLGQHESSIDRLLDRCPQAIISYANHELQNDKLPLWWQKLFPEVCDRMRKTGNDNAVLLSALKETLVVAAKELNPLEFLELLPDDGTAHFFLPHLLECSQ, encoded by the exons ATGGTTCACGTCTATAACTGTCACCCGTTCGCGTCTCAGCACATCGTAGCGGCGGAGCAGGAGCCTGGGCTGGTGTGCTGCGGCGGCGGGGCGCTGTTCGTAGTGAGTGCTGGAGGCTGTAAAATCGAGGCATATAATCTGCAGCAGGAGGGATGTCCGCTTATCTGCCGCTTCAGCAGCATGGGTTCTGTGCTCAGCATCCACCACAGCACAGTAG GGGACTATCTAGTCACTATTGAAGAAAAGAACAAGGCCACTTATCTCAGGGCCTACACTAACTGGAGGTACCAGGCTGCCGAGAAGACTCGTGTTGGGGTGCGTCTGTTGGGTCACTTCCTGCGGGGCTCATCCTTCCGCGGAGCTCCCAAAGAGCAAATGGAGATCATTGAAATCCCTCTGTTTGAGCCACCACTGTGTATGGCATGCTGCAGTCTTACTG GTGATCTTCTAGTGGGCTGTGCAAAGAGCTTGGTGATCTTCAGTCTGAAGCAACAGACACTGAGCGAACAGCTCTCTGTGCTGGACTTCGAGAGGGTTCTCATTCTTCACATCCAGGGCTGGAGTCCGTCTCAGGTGGCCTTCTGTGCTGGTTACGTAGCCCTTCAAACAGAGCTGGAGGTCCTGGTGGTGAAGCTTACCCAACGGCAGAAGAGCAGCCAGGCTGCAGAGCAACACGTGCTGCTACCAGAAGATATCATGACTGAAACCAGCTTAGATGAAGATGCAG agATGAAAAAAGATGGATTCAGTCCTCTCCATGAGCAAGAGGACTTCTTTCTGTTCCCAAAGCATCAGGAGATGTTGGGTAATGAAGCCCAGGAGTGTGGCATCTCTTTAGTTCTGGAGTGGACTGGTATGGAGGCGGAGAGCCGAGGAGACATGAGCGTGGTTTACATCTTATTCAG GAGGTTTGCACCTGATTTCTTCCAAGGTTGCAGTGTTGAGGAGACACACTTGCATTCCCTACAGCTCCACCCCATGTTTACTG ATAAACAGGAAGAAGCCTCTGTCTCCAAAGTTGGGGAACCtacatgtatgtttgttttcttctccTTGCCGAACACTGGTTACATGTACAGCTTGAAGGACACTGTGGAGCTCGTGTCTACCTACCAGTACCCAGAAAAGGCCCACCAGGCTGTGCTTAGTGACCAGTTCCTCTACGTCATCACCAG GAATGCTCTCCAGTGTTTCACCGTCCGGTGCAGTGCAGTAGCGGCTCGGCTCGATGACCCATACATTGACACCACCATGAAG GCCTGTCCACCCTTCACAATGGATGTGTGTGCTCTGAGGATCCAGCTCTTCATCGGACTGAAGTTTCTCTGTCAGGATGGAAATCATGTTGTTCTCCTGACAGCAGCAGACGTGGACAGCAAAGAGGACATGGAGAGATCAGCCCGTAAAAACAC TGAATCGAGGGAACACAGAACGCTGACAGGCATTTTAGTAGCTGTAGGTCTAGAGCCGTCCTCAACACCAACTCTGGAAAGCCTTCTGTCAAGGTCCTTCCT ATCCAGGAAGACCTCCATCTCCAAATCCACAGAGCCGACTGACAGCGGTCATGGCTGGAACCTCTATGTCATCAGTTCTGTGTCCACCCTGCAGCTCTACAGAGAAATA GTGGAATACAGCAAGCGATACGAGCAATCGAGCCCGTCGTCTCAGAGCTGCATTCACCTGTTGAGTGAAGGTCACCTGCTCCTGCGGACGGCACTGCTCATGCGGCGGGACTGTGATCCTGCAGAGAGAGCTCAGCTGCAGCAGGCTTTTCAGGAGAGCTGTGCTCAATTAGGAGACTGCTTCAGCAG GTTTGATAAGAAGGACTGTCATTTGGCTCTTCCGTACTATAAGATGTCAGGCCTCACTGTGACTGATGTTATCAAAAGAAATATGTCCATGAGCTCCTTTTCAAATGGTTACGGCAAAGGATTTCTCTTCTTCCTGAAGCATTCAATCTATGAGGAGACCATGGAGGAGCTTAGCAAG GACATGGCTGATAAAGTCCTGGAGATCTTTAGTGTGGCTGAACCTGATCAGCTTCCTCATATTGTGAGCAGTCCGGCCATGCTAAAGGCTGATCCTGACAGCACCATAACCCACCTGACACAGCTGGAGGCCTCTGGGGCCCAGTCCATTACCTTGTCTCTCTGTATAGCCTCCCTGGCACTTCGAAAGGGTGATCTGCACACTTACAGGCAACAGATGGACCGCCATGCTGAG ATGCTGCAGGTGTATGGCTTCATAGAGGTGCCCAAACTACTGCTGCACGGCAGAGGGAAGGCTGTGCTGCCCACCATACTGGCCCAGCACTTGTGCGACACACAGGACGGACTGCTGGTGGCGGCAGTCATAGCGCTACATGAGAACAGCAAGATCAGACTGGAGGAGGCCGATCTTTTCTTCCAG GAGCTGTGTAAGGATGGTGTTGAGGTTGAGAGCAGTCCTCAATTACTGGTGGATTTCTGGGAGGCTCTGTTAGTAGCGTCCTCTCATGAATCCATCATCCAAGAGCTGCTATTCCGTCTCACGTCTGTCTATATTGACCGTATCACGCACAGAGATTGCTCCGGTGTCAAAGCCCTCAAAACAGCAGAGGATCTG ATAAACTCCTGTTCTCATTATGGAATGTTGTATCCGTGGGTGAGCATCCTGACACCTGTCCAGTTCAACATCACCCATGACCACCAGGAGGACCTACATAAACTTCAA TCTCTGCTGTGCGGCCCAACACTGGAGGTCTCGTCCATTCTGCCTTTGTTGGAGCAACTGTCTGACTCTGATGGAAACGGTCTCAGCGTGCACGTGCTCTGTGCCACCAAACTGGGCCAACACGAGAGCTCCATCGACAGACTTCTAGACCGATGCCCACAAGCCATCATTTCCTACGCCAACCACGAGCTACAGAACGACAAACTG